In a single window of the Photobacterium profundum SS9 genome:
- a CDS encoding sugar kinase, translating into MTPITRVAIIGECMVELKKNDGSIEQSFGGDTLNTAVYLSRLTQQHGISTSYVTGLGRDPFSKEMLAAWREEGINTDMVYLSDDKLPGMYAIETTEDGERSFYYWRNDSAAKYWLRERAILTLAKELCQHQMVYLSGISLAILSEDCRQSLINLLALCCKDGLKIAFDNNYRPTLWESAEQAQTFYKQILAITDIAFLTFDDEQMLYGDDNEQQTIERTQALGVQEIVIKRGGDDCYVVTPGSLECVAPHPVGNIIDTTAAGDSFSAGYLAKRITGGTPHASALAGHLLAGNVIQHRGAIISRDDMPNI; encoded by the coding sequence ATGACCCCTATTACCCGTGTCGCTATTATTGGCGAGTGTATGGTTGAACTGAAAAAAAATGATGGTTCAATAGAGCAAAGCTTTGGTGGTGATACATTAAATACAGCGGTGTATCTGTCTAGGCTTACTCAGCAGCATGGTATTAGTACATCTTATGTGACTGGTTTAGGCCGCGATCCATTTAGCAAAGAGATGTTGGCTGCTTGGCGTGAGGAGGGGATCAATACGGATATGGTTTACCTTTCTGACGATAAACTTCCAGGTATGTACGCGATTGAAACAACAGAAGATGGTGAGCGTAGTTTTTATTATTGGCGCAATGATTCTGCGGCGAAGTACTGGCTTCGTGAACGGGCTATTTTGACGCTTGCCAAAGAACTTTGTCAGCATCAGATGGTGTATTTGAGTGGAATTAGTCTTGCCATCTTGTCTGAAGACTGCCGTCAGTCGTTGATTAACCTCTTAGCCTTATGCTGTAAAGATGGATTGAAAATTGCTTTTGATAATAATTACCGCCCTACGTTATGGGAAAGTGCCGAGCAAGCTCAAACATTTTATAAGCAAATTCTGGCGATAACCGATATTGCATTTCTGACTTTTGATGATGAACAAATGCTTTACGGTGACGATAATGAGCAGCAGACAATTGAACGTACGCAAGCCTTAGGCGTACAGGAAATTGTTATTAAACGAGGCGGTGATGATTGCTATGTCGTGACGCCTGGTTCGTTAGAGTGTGTTGCTCCCCATCCGGTAGGCAACATTATTGATACCACAGCAGCTGGCGATTCTTTCAGTGCAGGTTACTTAGCTAAACGTATTACTGGTGGTACTCCTCACGCATCAGCTCTTGCTGGTCACTTATTAGCAGGCAATGTTATACAGCACCGTGGTGCAATTATTTCGCGCGACGATATGCCTAATATTTAA
- a CDS encoding RpiB/LacA/LacB family sugar-phosphate isomerase produces MKIALMMENSQAPKNAMVAGELNSVAGGLGHDVFNVGMTDENDHHLTYIHLGIMASILLNSKAVDFVVTGCGTGQGAMMASNLHPGVVCGYALEPSDAFLFNQINNGNAIALAFAKGFGWAGELNVRYIFEKAFTGSRGEGYPIERAAPQQANAAILNDVKAAVAKDVVEGLRSMDQDLVKAAVGSAHFQECFFSNCQVPEIAEYVKSLLD; encoded by the coding sequence ATGAAAATTGCTCTAATGATGGAAAACAGCCAAGCACCAAAGAACGCTATGGTTGCAGGTGAACTAAATTCAGTTGCTGGTGGCCTAGGTCACGATGTATTCAACGTAGGTATGACTGATGAAAACGATCATCACCTAACGTATATCCACCTTGGTATCATGGCTAGCATCCTACTTAACTCTAAAGCGGTTGATTTTGTTGTGACTGGCTGTGGTACAGGCCAAGGCGCAATGATGGCAAGCAACCTGCACCCAGGTGTTGTATGTGGTTACGCTCTTGAGCCATCGGATGCATTCCTATTTAACCAAATCAATAACGGTAATGCGATTGCATTAGCATTTGCTAAAGGTTTTGGTTGGGCTGGTGAGCTTAATGTTCGTTACATCTTTGAGAAAGCGTTCACAGGTAGTCGCGGTGAAGGTTACCCAATTGAGCGTGCTGCTCCACAACAAGCGAACGCTGCAATTCTAAACGACGTTAAAGCAGCAGTTGCAAAAGACGTTGTTGAAGGTCTACGTTCTATGGACCAAGATCTAGTTAAAGCAGCAGTAGGTAGCGCACACTTCCAAGAGTGCTTTTTCTCTAACTGCCAAGTTCCTGAGATTGCAGAGTATGTGAAGTCATTACTCGACTAA
- a CDS encoding exonuclease domain-containing protein, with protein MIKNWFNKADKAPLEKVRQSITANPKWSKPVQQYLATPLPWANGTLADLNFVAIDFETTGLNCQQDKILSIGVVNLTTDMIELASSEEIYIRHGEFIKAESAQINEITPKQLHKGVDIDTAIDWLLERIQGKIVLAHCANIEKQFIESYLKDTYQLNTFPCYFIDTLQLEKHHSYAGKSNQHTSYQLDDLRQYHNLPAYYSHSAASDAVACAELFLVQVKKLNLTSDFSLNELSVK; from the coding sequence ATGATCAAGAATTGGTTTAATAAAGCAGACAAAGCACCACTCGAAAAAGTCCGTCAATCGATTACTGCTAACCCCAAATGGAGTAAACCTGTACAACAATATCTCGCAACCCCTTTACCATGGGCAAATGGAACTCTCGCTGATTTGAATTTTGTTGCTATCGACTTCGAAACAACAGGGCTTAACTGCCAACAAGATAAGATTTTATCCATCGGTGTCGTTAATTTAACAACTGATATGATAGAGCTTGCCAGCAGTGAGGAAATCTATATACGCCATGGTGAGTTCATCAAAGCGGAAAGTGCACAAATCAATGAGATAACACCTAAACAACTACATAAAGGTGTCGATATTGACACTGCTATCGATTGGTTACTGGAAAGAATTCAAGGAAAAATTGTATTGGCTCACTGTGCCAATATTGAGAAGCAATTTATTGAAAGCTATTTAAAAGATACATACCAATTAAATACCTTTCCTTGCTATTTTATTGATACTTTACAGCTTGAAAAGCACCATAGCTACGCGGGGAAAAGTAACCAGCACACTAGCTATCAATTAGACGATTTAAGGCAATACCATAACCTGCCCGCCTATTACTCACATTCAGCCGCAAGCGATGCCGTTGCGTGTGCCGAACTTTTTCTTGTTCAAGTGAAAAAGTTAAATCTAACGAGTGATTTTAGTCTCAATGAACTGAGCGTCAAATAA
- a CDS encoding bifunctional 4-hydroxy-2-oxoglutarate aldolase/2-dehydro-3-deoxy-phosphogluconate aldolase gives MKTLNQRLSEIKVVPVIAIKDASKAAKLAEVLIDNGLPCAEITFRTEQAVDAIKAMRSAFPDMLIGSGTVLTTKQVDQSIEAGVDFVVSPGFNPTTVKYCQQRNITIVPGVNTPSLVEQAMEMGLKTLKFFPAEPSGGTAMLKALTAVYPVKFMPTGGVNPKNVNDYLAIPSVLACGGTWMVPKDLIENEKWDELAQLVRDVAGIID, from the coding sequence ATGAAAACATTAAATCAAAGATTATCAGAAATTAAAGTTGTCCCTGTTATTGCGATTAAAGATGCATCTAAAGCCGCGAAATTAGCAGAAGTTCTCATTGATAATGGGCTTCCTTGTGCTGAAATCACTTTCCGTACAGAGCAAGCTGTCGACGCGATTAAAGCAATGCGTAGCGCTTTCCCTGACATGTTAATTGGCTCTGGAACCGTTTTAACGACTAAGCAGGTCGATCAATCGATTGAAGCTGGTGTCGATTTTGTCGTAAGCCCTGGCTTTAATCCAACCACAGTAAAATACTGCCAGCAGCGTAACATCACTATCGTTCCGGGTGTAAATACCCCAAGCCTTGTTGAGCAAGCAATGGAAATGGGGTTAAAGACCCTGAAATTTTTCCCTGCTGAACCTTCAGGAGGTACGGCAATGCTTAAAGCATTGACGGCTGTGTACCCTGTTAAATTTATGCCAACAGGTGGCGTTAACCCGAAAAACGTCAATGATTATTTAGCAATTCCAAGCGTTCTTGCGTGTGGTGGCACTTGGATGGTGCCTAAGGATCTTATTGAAAATGAAAAATGGGATGAGTTGGCACAATTAGTACGTGATGTTGCGGGCATCATTGACTAA
- the kdgR gene encoding DNA-binding transcriptional regulator KdgR: MEKVTQPEAVSSVLKVFSILQTLGDQKEIGVSELSQRLMMSKATTYRFLQTMKTLGYVAQEGEADKYSLTLKLFELGAKSLEYVDLITLADKEMRIISEQTNEALHLGALDENAIIYIHKIDSGYNLRMQSRIGRRNPLYSTAIGKVLLAEREETFIRKTLSDVNFIKHTDRTLENTNQLLSELSIVRDQHYAEDNEEQEPGLRCIAAPIYDRFGSVIAGVSISFPTIRFDEKRMSYYVGLLHQAGKNISGQLGYQNYPSN, encoded by the coding sequence ATGGAAAAGGTGACTCAGCCAGAAGCAGTATCTTCCGTATTAAAGGTATTTAGCATTCTTCAGACGCTAGGCGATCAAAAAGAAATCGGTGTATCAGAACTTTCACAACGCTTGATGATGTCTAAAGCAACGACTTATCGCTTCCTACAAACAATGAAAACTCTGGGCTATGTTGCTCAAGAAGGTGAAGCAGATAAGTACTCGCTAACCTTAAAGCTTTTTGAATTAGGTGCTAAATCACTAGAGTACGTTGACCTTATCACCTTAGCTGATAAAGAAATGCGCATAATTTCGGAACAAACCAACGAGGCATTACACTTAGGTGCATTAGATGAAAATGCCATTATCTACATTCATAAAATTGATTCTGGCTACAATCTAAGAATGCAATCAAGAATTGGTCGCCGTAACCCACTATATAGCACTGCTATTGGTAAAGTACTTCTTGCCGAACGAGAAGAGACGTTCATTCGTAAAACGTTATCTGACGTTAACTTTATCAAGCACACCGACAGAACATTGGAAAATACCAACCAATTGCTTTCTGAACTTAGTATTGTGCGTGACCAACACTATGCAGAAGATAACGAAGAACAAGAACCAGGCTTGCGCTGTATTGCAGCACCTATTTATGACAGGTTTGGTAGTGTGATTGCTGGCGTGTCTATATCATTCCCAACCATTCGCTTTGATGAAAAGCGTATGTCTTATTATGTTGGGCTACTGCATCAGGCAGGCAAAAATATTTCAGGGCAACTTGGATATCAAAACTATCCAAGCAACTAA
- the kduI gene encoding 5-dehydro-4-deoxy-D-glucuronate isomerase, with translation MITKYASHPLDAKTFDTKRLRDEFLIEALFKPNDIQVVYSHIDRIVALGVCPTIKPLALNDFIDNKTFGTEHFLERRELGIINLGGLAIVESDHQQFKLQHLDAAYFAKGESNIKFTSVDIENPPILYCLSAPAHRAFKSCKIGRDEALKISLGSLDNANQRVINQYLHPDVLDTCQLCMGVTHLQPGSVWNTMPAHTHERRMEAYLYFNIQPSQVVFHLMGEPNETRHIVVNDKQLVLSPSWSIHSGCGTQNYSFVWGMVGENQTFDDMDFIPMESIC, from the coding sequence ATGATTACTAAATATGCGAGCCATCCTTTAGATGCCAAGACATTTGATACTAAGCGTTTACGTGACGAGTTTTTAATTGAAGCTTTATTCAAGCCTAATGATATTCAGGTCGTTTATAGCCATATTGATCGTATTGTGGCGTTAGGTGTTTGCCCAACGATTAAACCGTTAGCGCTTAATGATTTTATTGATAATAAAACGTTTGGCACAGAGCACTTTTTAGAAAGGCGAGAGCTTGGAATTATTAACCTAGGTGGATTGGCGATTGTTGAAAGTGATCATCAACAATTCAAGCTACAACATCTTGATGCAGCTTACTTTGCCAAAGGTGAAAGCAATATTAAATTTACATCAGTTGATATTGAGAACCCACCAATTCTTTACTGTTTAAGTGCACCTGCACATCGCGCTTTTAAGTCATGCAAAATCGGACGTGATGAGGCTTTAAAAATATCGCTAGGCAGTTTAGATAACGCTAATCAACGAGTTATCAATCAGTACCTTCATCCAGATGTATTAGACACATGTCAGCTATGTATGGGTGTAACACATCTACAACCTGGCAGTGTTTGGAATACCATGCCTGCTCATACACATGAACGCCGAATGGAAGCCTACCTTTATTTTAATATTCAGCCATCCCAAGTGGTCTTTCACTTAATGGGTGAGCCGAACGAGACGCGACATATTGTTGTGAATGACAAACAACTAGTTCTTTCTCCTAGTTGGTCTATTCATTCTGGTTGTGGCACTCAAAACTATAGTTTTGTGTGGGGCATGGTTGGCGAGAATCAAACTTTCGATGATATGGATTTTATTCCAATGGAATCCATCTGCTAA
- a CDS encoding cupin domain-containing protein yields MFVYNNDIQLEDLGDGISRKVLAHNDNMMAVEVHFEKGAIGAMHNHPHEQLTYVLSGAFEFTIGDEIKIVKAGDTMYKEPSIEHGCVCLEAGVLLDNFTPMRKDFI; encoded by the coding sequence ATGTTTGTATACAACAATGACATTCAATTAGAAGATCTTGGCGATGGTATTTCGCGTAAAGTTCTGGCTCATAATGACAATATGATGGCAGTCGAAGTGCACTTTGAAAAAGGTGCTATCGGTGCCATGCACAATCACCCCCATGAACAGCTAACTTACGTTCTATCCGGCGCGTTTGAGTTTACTATCGGTGATGAAATTAAAATCGTTAAAGCTGGCGATACCATGTACAAAGAACCAAGCATTGAGCATGGCTGTGTATGCCTAGAAGCAGGGGTACTTCTCGATAATTTCACCCCAATGCGTAAAGACTTTATTTAA
- a CDS encoding choline/carnitine O-acyltransferase, whose amino-acid sequence MGNTFSCQKELPIMPVPSLNKTCHKLIEWAEPLLTQEEQTKTKKVIEQFLQPGGDGEKLQNELIEWGNKHAPSNWSAAAWQDIYLESRGPLAINSNVFYYLKSKLNEKGSSQANIATALVVSVYNFISLLDKKELTVDMQKDMPLCMNQYNNLFSSTRIAQQGMDELKVSSSRKHIVIMHKQRIYKVDILDEKGNIRSPSAIESDLDCIVAISEKGQNVGVLTTMPRDAWAESRANLLQISVNNREVMTAIEDATFALCLDENTPEEITEVSKQLLHGDGKDRFFDKSLQFIVFKNGKTGINFEHTGVDGSVMLRLVAHIYDTIDQIPFDDRNAPAEGTRSQTSTAEEIKFDLDDALVQTTRAAVDLFVQHSANNQIRVLNFTQFGKNQIKQFGVSPDAFVQLALQLAEHKLYGKCYSAYEAVMTRTFLDGRLDVLYTVTPESMAFIHNIRAPDCSTQAKKDSLIKAAQKHIERANECRFGHGIYTHLLALKYRYKVAGRDIGIDTLPEIFTQGGYQALTHSVVCTSTTSEYGVELAGYGPLVDDGYGIRYFKRNDSICFNITSRTDMQDKLELMRIYIEQSLLEMADLMRS is encoded by the coding sequence ATGGGAAACACATTTAGTTGTCAAAAAGAGTTGCCGATAATGCCAGTGCCAAGCTTAAATAAAACTTGTCATAAACTGATTGAATGGGCTGAGCCGTTATTAACACAAGAAGAACAAACTAAAACAAAAAAAGTGATCGAGCAATTTCTTCAACCTGGCGGAGACGGCGAAAAACTACAAAATGAGTTGATTGAATGGGGGAATAAACATGCACCTTCAAACTGGTCAGCTGCTGCTTGGCAAGATATTTACTTGGAATCACGAGGCCCTTTGGCGATTAACAGTAATGTTTTTTATTACCTGAAAAGTAAGCTTAATGAAAAAGGTAGCTCACAAGCGAATATTGCAACAGCGTTGGTTGTCAGCGTTTATAATTTTATATCTTTGCTTGATAAAAAAGAGCTCACGGTTGATATGCAAAAAGATATGCCGCTTTGCATGAATCAGTACAACAATCTTTTTTCCTCAACAAGAATAGCGCAACAGGGCATGGATGAGCTCAAAGTTTCATCGTCAAGAAAGCATATTGTGATAATGCATAAACAGCGTATATATAAAGTTGATATTCTTGATGAAAAAGGAAATATCAGATCGCCATCAGCGATTGAATCTGATCTTGATTGCATTGTCGCTATCTCAGAAAAAGGGCAAAACGTAGGCGTGCTAACAACAATGCCGCGAGATGCTTGGGCAGAAAGCAGGGCAAATTTGCTTCAGATATCGGTTAATAATAGAGAAGTGATGACAGCCATTGAAGACGCTACTTTTGCCTTATGTCTGGATGAAAATACCCCAGAAGAGATAACCGAAGTATCCAAACAGTTACTGCATGGAGATGGCAAAGATCGATTTTTCGATAAATCACTACAATTTATCGTCTTTAAAAATGGTAAAACTGGGATCAATTTCGAGCATACAGGGGTTGATGGCTCCGTTATGCTTCGTTTGGTCGCACATATTTATGACACGATTGACCAGATTCCATTTGATGATAGGAACGCTCCAGCTGAGGGAACGAGATCACAGACCTCTACAGCCGAAGAAATTAAGTTTGATTTAGATGATGCACTTGTGCAGACGACTCGTGCAGCCGTCGATTTGTTTGTTCAACACTCGGCCAATAACCAAATTAGGGTGTTGAATTTCACGCAGTTTGGTAAAAATCAGATCAAGCAATTTGGCGTGAGCCCCGACGCATTCGTTCAGTTGGCGTTACAATTAGCGGAACATAAGCTTTATGGAAAGTGCTACAGTGCTTATGAAGCAGTAATGACTAGAACGTTTCTTGATGGGCGTCTTGATGTTCTATATACCGTTACGCCTGAGTCGATGGCGTTTATTCACAATATACGCGCTCCCGATTGTAGTACTCAAGCTAAAAAAGATTCACTTATTAAAGCAGCACAAAAACACATCGAAAGGGCGAATGAGTGCAGGTTTGGTCATGGGATTTACACCCATTTACTCGCGCTTAAATACCGCTATAAAGTCGCTGGCCGTGACATCGGAATTGATACGCTTCCAGAAATATTTACCCAAGGAGGATATCAAGCACTGACTCACAGCGTCGTTTGTACTAGCACCACGTCAGAATATGGCGTTGAATTAGCGGGTTACGGTCCGCTTGTCGATGATGGCTACGGAATCAGATACTTTAAGCGAAATGATTCCATCTGCTTCAATATAACAAGTCGAACCGATATGCAGGACAAACTCGAGTTGATGCGAATTTATATTGAACAATCGCTACTTGAAATGGCAGATTTGATGCGAAGCTGA
- a CDS encoding DUF294 nucleotidyltransferase-like domain-containing protein, translating to MGTSVTPNISDFLSRIDPFDKLPLSLVQAIANSVVIKYLTQGETIEFSALCQRRFLYIIRTGAIEQRTPNGQLRARLGEEDQFGFTFLEPLKNAEDGYQAQAIEDSLLYLLPHQDLIKACLDYPEFADYFASQANIRLNSAVKYTCSKEEKGLFFRTVGEVASENITIVDDSTSIQDVAKTMCGKQRSSCAVVMNKGEIVGMVTDRDMTRNVVAAEIDTNLPISKVMNPSPILIQSDDKVIQAISLMLQFNIRCLPVLKDGKVTGLLTTTHLVHNHKTQSLFLIEKIKYANSINALSSLRDEKQTIFQALVESGVSAEIQGKVMSMIMDAFTRRIIQLTEELLGPPPCDYAWLVAGSHARNEVHMLSDQDSAIVLSDDATDAHKLYFTHLAMRVCNGLAACGYPLCDGKYMAASPKWCQPVSRWKEYYHKWVLNPEYNKLLSISVFLEVRAIHGNSELVDQIQHFMHQCIHKSPKFIPALVRDAIETPPPLGIFNNLVLEKGGENSNTLNIKKYALNLIIDLARIFSLSGDGYLTGTEERFRYAAEKGTLSQGSCDNIIGAFRFITQVRFRHQLNALKMGNEANNHISPDEFSSFERKHLKEAFKIINELQDVAKLRFVKGV from the coding sequence ATGGGTACTTCTGTAACACCTAATATCAGTGATTTTCTAAGCCGAATCGATCCCTTTGATAAACTCCCCTTATCGCTTGTGCAGGCTATTGCCAACTCTGTCGTGATCAAATACCTAACTCAAGGTGAAACCATTGAGTTTAGTGCACTTTGCCAACGTCGGTTTCTCTATATTATTCGTACGGGAGCCATAGAACAGCGCACGCCTAATGGGCAGCTTAGAGCAAGGCTTGGCGAAGAAGATCAATTCGGTTTTACATTCTTAGAGCCATTAAAAAATGCAGAAGATGGTTATCAAGCGCAAGCAATTGAAGATTCTTTACTCTATCTTCTACCACACCAAGATCTGATAAAAGCCTGTTTAGACTACCCAGAATTTGCTGATTACTTTGCCTCTCAAGCTAATATTCGCCTTAATTCCGCTGTTAAGTACACCTGTAGCAAGGAAGAAAAGGGACTATTTTTTCGAACTGTTGGAGAAGTTGCGAGCGAAAATATCACCATTGTTGACGACAGTACCTCAATACAAGATGTCGCCAAAACCATGTGTGGTAAGCAACGTAGCTCATGTGCTGTTGTTATGAATAAAGGCGAGATAGTCGGAATGGTTACCGACCGAGATATGACCAGAAATGTCGTTGCAGCAGAAATTGATACCAATTTGCCGATTTCGAAAGTGATGAACCCTTCTCCGATTTTGATTCAAAGTGATGACAAAGTTATTCAAGCCATATCACTGATGCTGCAATTTAATATACGATGCTTACCTGTTCTAAAAGACGGTAAAGTTACTGGACTTTTGACCACAACTCACTTAGTGCATAACCATAAAACTCAATCCTTATTTTTGATCGAAAAGATTAAATATGCGAATTCAATCAATGCCCTGTCTAGCCTAAGAGATGAAAAGCAAACTATTTTCCAAGCCTTAGTCGAAAGTGGTGTAAGTGCTGAAATTCAAGGTAAAGTGATGTCGATGATTATGGATGCATTCACAAGAAGAATCATTCAGCTCACCGAAGAACTGCTCGGCCCTCCACCCTGTGATTATGCTTGGTTAGTCGCGGGCTCTCATGCTCGTAATGAAGTACATATGCTTTCCGATCAAGATAGCGCCATTGTACTTTCCGATGACGCTACAGATGCACATAAACTCTATTTTACGCACCTTGCAATGCGAGTATGTAATGGGCTAGCAGCATGTGGTTATCCTCTATGTGATGGAAAATACATGGCTGCCTCTCCTAAATGGTGTCAACCCGTTTCGCGCTGGAAAGAGTACTATCATAAGTGGGTATTAAACCCGGAATACAATAAACTGCTAAGCATTAGCGTATTTCTTGAGGTACGTGCTATTCATGGCAACAGCGAGCTTGTAGATCAGATTCAACATTTCATGCACCAATGCATTCACAAAAGTCCAAAATTTATTCCGGCCTTAGTTCGCGATGCGATTGAGACACCCCCCCCCCTTGGGATCTTCAATAACTTAGTGCTTGAAAAAGGAGGGGAAAACAGTAACACCCTCAATATCAAAAAGTATGCCCTGAACTTAATCATTGATTTAGCCAGAATTTTTAGCCTTTCGGGAGATGGTTATCTTACCGGCACTGAAGAACGTTTTCGTTATGCCGCAGAAAAAGGAACACTTTCACAAGGTAGTTGCGACAATATCATTGGTGCATTTAGGTTCATCACCCAAGTGCGCTTTAGACACCAGCTGAATGCTCTAAAAATGGGCAACGAAGCCAATAACCATATTTCTCCTGACGAATTCAGCAGCTTTGAACGTAAACATCTTAAGGAAGCATTCAAGATCATTAATGAACTACAGGATGTCGCCAAACTTCGATTTGTTAAAGGGGTGTAA
- the kduD gene encoding 2-dehydro-3-deoxy-D-gluconate 5-dehydrogenase KduD — protein MILDSLSLQGKVAIVTGCDTGLGQGMALGLAEAGCLIVGVNYVEPTETIEKMHAAGHTFLDVRANLLKQDDIPYIIDKALTEFGKIDILVNNAGIIRREDAIEFSEQNWDDVMNINTKTVFFMSQAVAKQFIEQGNGGKIINIASMLSYQGGVRVPSYTASKSAVMGITRAMANEWAKHNINVNAIAPGYMATNNTAALRADEDRNAAILERIPAERWGTPEDVAGPCVFLASKAANYINGYTIAVDGGWLSR, from the coding sequence ATGATTCTTGATTCATTAAGCTTGCAAGGTAAAGTGGCAATCGTTACGGGTTGTGATACTGGTTTAGGGCAAGGCATGGCATTAGGCTTGGCCGAAGCAGGCTGTCTGATTGTCGGTGTCAACTATGTTGAACCAACAGAAACAATTGAAAAAATGCATGCAGCAGGTCATACGTTTTTAGATGTACGTGCCAATCTTCTTAAGCAAGATGATATTCCATACATCATTGATAAGGCTCTGACTGAGTTCGGTAAAATTGACATTTTAGTGAACAATGCGGGAATTATTCGCCGTGAAGATGCCATCGAGTTCTCAGAGCAAAATTGGGATGACGTAATGAACATTAACACTAAGACGGTGTTCTTTATGTCTCAAGCTGTCGCGAAGCAGTTCATTGAACAAGGTAATGGCGGTAAAATCATCAATATTGCTTCTATGCTTTCTTACCAAGGTGGCGTTCGCGTACCGTCGTACACTGCATCGAAAAGTGCCGTAATGGGTATTACACGTGCTATGGCGAATGAATGGGCGAAGCATAATATTAACGTTAATGCGATTGCACCAGGTTATATGGCTACCAATAATACAGCAGCTCTTAGAGCAGATGAAGATCGTAATGCTGCTATTCTTGAGCGTATTCCTGCCGAGCGTTGGGGAACACCTGAAGATGTTGCCGGTCCTTGTGTATTCCTAGCATCTAAAGCGGCAAATTACATCAATGGTTACACTATTGCTGTTGATGGTGGTTGGTTATCTCGTTAA
- a CDS encoding YgjV family protein: MEYLSLAQALGFVSFALGISTFYQKDDRKLKMVMLIFNLNHLLHFLLLGSMVSALSALLSAVRTATALYVSSKVVAAAFITISLVSGIWLSDTIWDLWPILGTIIGTYSVFVLKGIQMRIGFLVGATCWLINNILVGSIGGTLLEVTVICVNVITVSRLLRDQRQQLATSK; encoded by the coding sequence GTGGAGTATTTATCTTTAGCTCAAGCACTTGGGTTTGTGAGCTTTGCTCTGGGAATTTCTACCTTCTATCAAAAAGACGATAGAAAGTTAAAAATGGTCATGTTGATATTCAATCTCAACCATTTGCTTCATTTTTTGTTATTGGGTTCTATGGTTTCAGCGCTGAGTGCTTTGCTGTCAGCGGTGAGAACAGCAACTGCTCTTTATGTTTCATCAAAAGTTGTTGCTGCTGCATTTATTACTATTAGTTTGGTCAGTGGTATTTGGTTATCCGATACTATTTGGGATCTCTGGCCAATATTAGGGACGATTATCGGGACCTATTCAGTCTTTGTACTCAAAGGCATTCAAATGCGAATAGGTTTTTTAGTCGGCGCAACATGTTGGTTAATCAATAACATATTAGTAGGCTCGATTGGTGGCACTTTGTTAGAAGTCACCGTCATCTGCGTGAATGTTATAACGGTATCACGCTTACTGCGTGACCAGCGGCAACAACTAGCCACTAGCAAATAA